From Microbacterium invictum, the proteins below share one genomic window:
- a CDS encoding zinc-dependent alcohol dehydrogenase has product MSGSTMRAAVLDGAGGIDIQDIPIPRPAADEVVIAPVGTGVCGTDLHLASGEYPHGRFPVVPGHEFAGYVTAVGSDVTTFREGDYVGVNPNVSCGKCTWCLRGATNLCIDIRPVGVSVNGSVAEYVAVPARITFPLSASISHRAAPLIEPFACVLHALERVPDWTDQEMVIFGAGSIGLMAVILGRAEGATGVRVVEPNPARRQAAADLGALQAVASVGELDDTVYDLALDASGHPVAIGQAIATLGPRGRLVQMGVAAPTATVPLYPYEVFAKELSIIGSNSLAEKYPEAAERMVDLQADLTGLVTSTYSLEDYARAMAAAQSPDQIKVQIVNS; this is encoded by the coding sequence ATGAGCGGTTCGACAATGCGCGCAGCAGTCCTCGACGGTGCCGGCGGGATCGACATCCAGGACATCCCGATTCCCCGTCCCGCAGCGGACGAGGTCGTCATCGCACCGGTCGGTACCGGCGTATGCGGGACGGACCTGCACCTAGCATCTGGGGAGTACCCGCACGGCAGGTTCCCTGTCGTCCCGGGGCACGAGTTCGCCGGCTACGTGACAGCAGTCGGCTCCGATGTGACCACGTTCCGAGAGGGAGACTACGTCGGGGTAAACCCCAATGTCTCCTGTGGAAAGTGCACCTGGTGTCTTCGAGGCGCAACCAACCTCTGCATCGACATCCGACCGGTCGGAGTCTCCGTCAACGGCTCGGTCGCCGAGTACGTCGCAGTCCCGGCGCGGATCACGTTCCCTCTCAGTGCGTCGATCTCCCACCGGGCGGCACCCCTCATCGAGCCGTTCGCGTGCGTGCTCCACGCCCTTGAACGCGTGCCCGACTGGACCGACCAGGAGATGGTGATCTTCGGTGCCGGATCTATCGGTCTGATGGCCGTCATCCTGGGACGCGCAGAGGGCGCAACCGGCGTCCGGGTCGTCGAGCCCAACCCCGCGCGCCGCCAGGCGGCCGCCGACCTCGGCGCCCTGCAGGCTGTCGCCTCGGTGGGCGAGCTCGACGACACGGTTTACGACCTCGCCCTCGACGCAAGTGGTCACCCCGTCGCCATCGGGCAGGCTATCGCCACGCTCGGACCTCGCGGACGACTTGTGCAGATGGGCGTTGCCGCACCGACTGCCACGGTCCCGCTCTACCCGTACGAGGTGTTCGCGAAGGAGCTCAGCATCATCGGCTCCAACTCCCTCGCCGAGAAGTACCCCGAAGCGGCGGAGCGAATGGTCGATCTGCAGGCCGACCTCACTGGCCTGGTCACATCCACTTACTCGTTGGAGGACTACGCCCGGGCTATGGCTGCCGCTCAGAGCCCGGACCAGATCAAAGTCCAGATCGTCAACTCGTGA
- a CDS encoding carbohydrate ABC transporter permease produces MSQTALASTDEVTEVVAIDPTAPPPMSRAEKWRRRGPLLPALVFTLLLTQIPFLMTIIFSFSRWRLLTDGEAQFNWGANYVNVVTDGTFWRSVINTVVMTGGTTIACLLIGLLMAIFLNHAFPGRGFARTLAITPFFVMPVAATLFWKSAMFDPSFGLFGFIARSLGLPQVAWLSEYPMAALIILLTWRFVPFALLILIAGLQSAPQDQLEAAQVDGANVFLRFRHVTLPHLRPFIELAALLLAMNLIQTFGEIALLTAGGPAYATTNITYYIYLTAFQSFDFGFASALGVVSLILTIALILPMLRLLSGIFKTEGRA; encoded by the coding sequence ATGAGCCAGACAGCTCTCGCAAGCACGGACGAGGTGACGGAGGTCGTCGCCATCGACCCGACCGCCCCGCCGCCAATGTCACGCGCCGAGAAGTGGCGCCGCCGGGGACCACTGCTCCCCGCCCTGGTCTTCACTCTGCTGCTGACGCAGATTCCGTTCCTGATGACCATCATCTTCAGCTTCTCGCGCTGGCGGCTTCTCACCGACGGTGAGGCTCAGTTCAACTGGGGAGCGAACTACGTCAACGTCGTCACCGACGGAACGTTCTGGCGGTCGGTCATCAACACGGTCGTCATGACCGGTGGCACGACCATCGCCTGCCTCCTCATCGGCTTGCTGATGGCGATCTTCCTCAACCACGCCTTCCCGGGACGGGGCTTCGCCCGCACCCTCGCCATCACGCCCTTCTTCGTGATGCCGGTCGCGGCGACGCTGTTCTGGAAGTCGGCGATGTTCGACCCGAGCTTCGGACTCTTCGGGTTCATCGCACGCTCGCTAGGCCTGCCTCAGGTCGCGTGGCTCTCCGAGTATCCGATGGCCGCGCTCATCATCCTTCTCACGTGGCGATTCGTTCCGTTCGCACTGCTCATTCTCATCGCTGGCTTGCAGTCGGCCCCGCAGGATCAGCTTGAGGCCGCGCAGGTCGACGGAGCGAACGTCTTCCTCCGCTTCCGCCACGTAACGCTGCCCCACCTGCGACCGTTCATCGAACTCGCGGCGCTTCTGCTGGCGATGAACCTGATCCAGACCTTCGGAGAGATCGCCCTCCTCACGGCAGGCGGCCCGGCGTACGCCACGACCAACATCACCTATTACATCTACCTGACGGCATTCCAGTCCTTCGACTTCGGCTTCGCGTCCGCGCTCGGTGTGGTCTCCCTGATTCTCACCATCGCGCTCATCCTGCCGATGCTCCGACTGCTCTCGGGCATCTTCAAGACGGAGGGACGAGCATGA
- a CDS encoding carbohydrate ABC transporter permease, whose protein sequence is MNRYTWRTFILEVVLIAFGALFMVPMFVLVAVALRDPNAVPGFLGFTWPLNFGNLVTAWVESKMGPSIINSIWITTVSVVLILAVSSIAAYTITRRTQYWSKGAFYLFLTGFLFPGQLALLPLYLTFAQLKLVGNPISIIVINVAGFLPFAIFLYSAFLRDLPRDYEEAALLDGAKPLRAFMSIVFPLLRPVSGTVAILAALAIWNDFLHPLLYLSGSSSRTAPLSVYAFVSEYSADWSLVFSALLASIFPILIAYFLMQRFIMKGFATGLKG, encoded by the coding sequence ATGAACCGCTACACCTGGCGCACCTTCATCCTCGAAGTCGTCCTCATCGCCTTCGGCGCACTCTTCATGGTGCCCATGTTCGTGCTGGTCGCCGTGGCGCTCCGGGACCCGAACGCGGTCCCCGGCTTCCTCGGCTTCACCTGGCCGCTCAACTTCGGCAACCTCGTCACCGCGTGGGTGGAATCGAAGATGGGCCCCAGCATCATCAACTCGATCTGGATCACGACCGTCTCCGTCGTGCTCATCCTCGCGGTGTCCTCCATCGCCGCGTACACGATCACCCGCCGCACCCAGTATTGGTCGAAGGGCGCCTTCTACCTATTCCTCACGGGATTCCTCTTCCCCGGTCAGCTCGCGCTGCTTCCGCTGTACCTCACGTTCGCTCAGTTGAAGCTCGTCGGTAACCCGATATCCATCATCGTCATCAACGTCGCCGGTTTCCTACCGTTTGCGATCTTCCTCTACAGCGCTTTCCTCCGCGATCTCCCGCGAGACTACGAAGAAGCGGCCCTGCTGGACGGCGCAAAACCCTTGCGCGCGTTCATGTCGATTGTGTTCCCCCTTCTCCGCCCGGTTTCCGGAACGGTCGCGATTCTGGCCGCCCTGGCGATCTGGAACGACTTTCTTCACCCGCTCCTCTACCTGTCGGGCAGCAGCAGTCGCACAGCACCGCTGTCGGTGTATGCCTTCGTTAGCGAGTACAGCGCCGACTGGTCGCTCGTCTTCTCCGCCCTGCTGGCGTCGATCTTCCCCATCCTCATCGCCTACTTCCTGATGCAGCGCTTCATCATGAAGGGTTTCGCAACAGGCCTGAAGGGTTGA
- a CDS encoding carbohydrate ABC transporter permease yields MTGQLTETRVIVTKGGKHTRLAQARTSKRKRWVSVGMATGAWVSSMLLFIPIAYMVLKSFQTEQVAANATPQLFFVPTLEHYVEAFESGIWPYAINSFVVVIVSTFVVIALALPAAWALSVRAIQNPQDSLFFFISTKMMPIAAGIIPVYVIASQLGLLNSVTILIIMHLGMNLPLGIWMLRSFMQEIPHEILEAAAVDGASSWRVGWSIVLPLMRPGIASTALLCAVFSWNEYFYAANLTTTNSTLPLFMQKFLSFGELYTAQVAAVAVVVSIPVVIAGWIAQKSLVRGLLFGAVK; encoded by the coding sequence ATGACCGGCCAGCTGACTGAAACGCGAGTCATCGTCACCAAGGGTGGCAAGCACACACGACTCGCCCAGGCACGAACGTCCAAGCGCAAGCGCTGGGTCTCCGTCGGAATGGCGACCGGCGCGTGGGTGAGCAGCATGCTGCTCTTCATCCCCATCGCCTACATGGTCCTCAAGAGCTTCCAGACCGAGCAGGTCGCAGCGAACGCCACCCCACAGCTCTTCTTCGTCCCCACTCTCGAGCATTACGTAGAGGCCTTCGAGTCGGGCATCTGGCCGTACGCCATCAACTCGTTCGTGGTGGTCATCGTCTCTACGTTCGTCGTCATCGCACTCGCGCTGCCGGCGGCCTGGGCACTGTCAGTCCGCGCGATTCAGAACCCGCAGGACTCGTTGTTCTTCTTCATCTCCACCAAGATGATGCCCATCGCCGCGGGAATCATCCCCGTCTACGTCATCGCCAGCCAGTTAGGCCTGCTGAACAGCGTGACGATCCTCATCATCATGCACCTCGGTATGAACCTCCCGCTGGGCATCTGGATGCTGCGCTCGTTCATGCAGGAGATCCCGCACGAGATCCTCGAAGCCGCTGCCGTCGACGGCGCGAGCTCGTGGCGAGTCGGCTGGTCCATCGTCCTGCCACTGATGCGGCCGGGCATCGCGTCCACCGCTCTCCTGTGTGCGGTCTTCTCCTGGAACGAGTACTTCTACGCGGCGAACCTCACCACGACCAACTCGACACTGCCGCTGTTCATGCAGAAGTTCCTCTCGTTCGGCGAGCTCTACACTGCCCAGGTAGCAGCGGTCGCCGTCGTCGTCAGCATCCCCGTCGTCATCGCCGGATGGATCGCACAGAAGTCCCTCGTCCGAGGCCTCTTGTTTGGAGCAGTGAAATGA
- a CDS encoding GntR family transcriptional regulator, with protein MSETIERTSPVPYYEQLFGILRDRIAEGSFETDERLPSEHELCREFGLSRATVRQTLAKLESEGYAKRVARRGMFASTPEESTGWTVQDTQGFLELQIRHGRNGVDTQVLDASLLTPPSHAREALRVAADEEVFVLERLRSRDGELAMYSTNWFPGAAGAAIAATADVLDGSGSANSTLRAAGFVTSGARRVVESLPAPEVVAKHLQVDVGRPVLRIRSTSWDQNDFRFDYYETWVLTDVVPLEINVASN; from the coding sequence GTGTCGGAAACGATTGAGCGGACTTCTCCGGTCCCCTACTACGAGCAGTTGTTCGGCATCTTGCGAGACCGAATCGCAGAAGGCTCCTTCGAGACGGATGAACGTCTACCAAGTGAGCACGAGCTCTGCAGAGAGTTCGGGCTATCGCGCGCGACTGTGCGTCAGACCCTCGCGAAGCTGGAGAGCGAGGGGTATGCCAAGCGGGTCGCCAGACGTGGGATGTTCGCATCCACTCCCGAAGAATCAACTGGCTGGACTGTTCAGGACACCCAAGGCTTCCTCGAATTGCAGATCCGCCATGGACGCAACGGCGTGGACACCCAAGTGCTCGACGCGAGTCTCTTGACGCCTCCCTCCCATGCCCGCGAGGCCCTCCGCGTCGCGGCTGACGAAGAAGTCTTCGTGCTCGAGCGACTTCGTTCTCGAGACGGTGAGTTGGCGATGTACAGCACCAATTGGTTTCCCGGCGCTGCGGGTGCAGCTATTGCTGCGACTGCCGATGTGCTCGATGGCTCCGGGTCGGCCAACAGCACTCTCCGCGCAGCCGGGTTCGTCACGAGTGGTGCACGACGTGTCGTGGAGTCGCTCCCCGCGCCGGAGGTAGTTGCGAAGCACCTCCAGGTGGATGTGGGCCGCCCCGTGCTGCGTATCCGGTCGACGTCGTGGGATCAGAATGACTTCCGGTTCGACTACTACGAGACCTGGGTGCTCACGGACGTCGTCCCCCTCGAGATCAACGTCGCCTCGAACTGA
- a CDS encoding LacI family DNA-binding transcriptional regulator, giving the protein MTDDTHRRPTIYDIADTAGVSHMTVSRYLRYNGDKTREKTRDEIKAAIAKLDYRPNLAARAMRTSRTGRLAILLPFGTAASSVHMLAGATEKARSAGYQVDAIILDGTTEDRSNRMLELAEAGLFEGLLALTYLASDRHEQIASRVPVVVGAEYDDEMRGIGDLADASPVADIIEQLAAQGHRTFLHVAGDPAHTTARSRETAFVETIARLGLKSAGVVGWDWSGEVARQAVLDVPSAASVTAIIAANDVLAAAAMRAAVERGWRVPEDVSVAGWDSSPVGEWLNPSLTTVAVDYEELGRRAMAGLLATIREEAPPTYSTPVGRVIWRGSTAPPAESTSG; this is encoded by the coding sequence ATGACGGACGACACACACCGGCGTCCCACCATCTATGACATCGCCGACACTGCGGGCGTCTCTCACATGACGGTGTCGAGATACCTCCGCTACAACGGTGACAAGACCCGTGAGAAGACGCGCGACGAGATCAAGGCAGCCATCGCGAAGCTTGATTATCGGCCCAACCTGGCGGCACGGGCCATGCGGACTAGTCGCACGGGTCGGCTCGCCATTCTTCTTCCTTTCGGAACGGCGGCCAGCTCGGTGCACATGCTCGCGGGCGCTACCGAGAAGGCGCGGAGCGCGGGGTATCAGGTGGACGCCATCATCCTCGATGGCACGACCGAGGATCGCTCGAACCGCATGCTCGAACTCGCGGAGGCTGGACTCTTCGAAGGCCTCCTTGCGCTCACGTACCTCGCCTCGGATCGACACGAGCAGATTGCGTCTCGAGTCCCGGTCGTGGTTGGCGCAGAATACGACGACGAGATGCGCGGGATCGGTGATCTGGCCGACGCTTCGCCCGTCGCGGACATCATCGAGCAACTGGCAGCTCAGGGCCACCGCACCTTCCTGCATGTAGCGGGCGACCCCGCGCACACCACTGCCAGAAGCCGGGAGACCGCGTTCGTCGAGACCATCGCACGTTTGGGTCTGAAATCGGCGGGGGTCGTCGGGTGGGATTGGAGTGGTGAGGTCGCCCGGCAGGCTGTTCTCGACGTCCCGTCCGCCGCCAGCGTCACCGCCATCATTGCCGCCAACGACGTGCTCGCTGCCGCGGCGATGCGTGCCGCCGTGGAGCGGGGATGGCGGGTTCCCGAGGACGTCAGTGTCGCAGGGTGGGACAGCAGTCCAGTCGGAGAGTGGTTGAATCCCTCCCTTACGACTGTCGCGGTTGACTACGAGGAACTCGGCCGCCGAGCTATGGCCGGCCTGCTGGCAACCATCCGCGAGGAGGCACCGCCCACGTACTCCACCCCCGTTGGACGCGTCATATGGCGTGGTAGCACCGCGCCGCCCGCTGAGTCGACGTCGGGTTGA
- a CDS encoding carbohydrate ABC transporter permease, translating into MTVALNSPAGAMEAEPQQPASKRARTRKVSSGVRPPAWFLIPALVLYLLVVLWPNGQGIFYSFTDWNGRSLDWSFQGFANYAAVLSDPNSLRAITNTFVITIIVSLGQNLLGLLLALGLNTMVKSRYVLRLVFFLPVVLTPIVAGYLWKYLMTPTGTINNLLESVGLGALQQNWLGDPNIVVFSICAVIIWQGAGYSMVIYLAGLQGVPTDALEAAAIDGAGPIRRTWSITLPLINGAIVVNMLIAVIGNLKQFDTVFAMTGGGPSGASETMATIIYKTAFVYLQYPNALAQGVVLTVLVGVIGFFQFRLTQRKALA; encoded by the coding sequence ATGACCGTCGCACTCAACTCGCCCGCAGGAGCGATGGAGGCGGAACCACAGCAGCCCGCATCCAAACGCGCTCGAACCCGCAAGGTTTCGAGTGGGGTCCGGCCGCCGGCGTGGTTCCTCATCCCCGCACTTGTGCTCTACCTGCTGGTCGTCCTGTGGCCGAACGGTCAGGGCATCTTCTACTCCTTCACGGACTGGAATGGCCGTAGCCTTGACTGGAGCTTCCAGGGGTTCGCCAACTATGCGGCCGTCCTCTCCGATCCGAACTCTCTGCGCGCCATCACGAACACCTTCGTGATCACGATCATCGTCTCGCTCGGCCAGAACTTGCTGGGACTGCTTCTCGCGCTCGGCCTGAACACAATGGTCAAGAGCCGGTATGTGCTGCGGCTCGTCTTCTTCCTCCCCGTGGTCCTGACGCCCATCGTCGCCGGGTACCTGTGGAAGTACCTGATGACGCCGACCGGAACTATCAACAATCTCCTCGAATCGGTCGGTCTCGGCGCCCTCCAGCAGAACTGGCTCGGAGACCCCAACATCGTCGTCTTCTCCATCTGCGCTGTCATCATCTGGCAGGGCGCCGGCTACTCGATGGTCATCTACCTCGCCGGACTGCAGGGCGTCCCCACGGACGCTCTGGAGGCTGCCGCCATCGACGGCGCCGGTCCCATCCGACGGACGTGGTCGATCACGCTGCCGCTCATCAACGGAGCCATCGTCGTGAACATGCTCATTGCCGTCATCGGCAACTTGAAGCAGTTCGACACCGTCTTCGCGATGACCGGAGGTGGCCCCTCGGGAGCCAGCGAAACGATGGCGACCATCATCTACAAGACCGCCTTCGTCTACCTGCAATACCCGAACGCACTGGCTCAAGGCGTCGTGCTGACTGTGCTCGTCGGCGTCATCGGGTTCTTCCAGTTCCGACTCACGCAGCGGAAGGCGCTCGCATGA
- a CDS encoding FGGY family carbohydrate kinase: MRSGSRQLVACGVDIGSTNVKVVLMNAEGAVVARERSETPRDSEGLSIDVTSLLQRIDAMILAACSDAWAVCSVSVAGIGEDGVLVDEDLNVLTDALSWFDPRRQGVYRGFRKALHDDDLYDASSDASRTMTGWKWSRGQVRASGAAHWLAVADLPTALWASRPFMSDTLASRTGAWRTRDRSWARDRVELTLGTTDLLPPVLRAGEVVGEFRSQALQAAGVLADAAVSVAGGHDHPLGGWGVDQLTPGAVLDSMGTAEVVVLQADSEQASRREGVDIAPGIRSDGRTLMRVEELARNVAWASQDPEVAFQIRALMVGKIEPDPVLNAGYFHTGRRGGGRPSYALDAPRDPLARASAVLGALALAGGEAIEAVKAEVPQSRTVRTAGGWARSVGWLRIKAAVTGYDAEPVVEPEVTAVSAALLAAYAYGWDPDPARVFAEPGA; encoded by the coding sequence GTGCGAAGCGGTTCCCGACAGCTGGTCGCCTGCGGAGTCGACATCGGCAGCACCAACGTCAAGGTCGTGCTGATGAACGCCGAGGGTGCCGTCGTTGCGCGCGAACGCAGTGAGACGCCGCGCGACAGCGAGGGGCTGTCCATCGACGTCACTTCTCTCCTTCAACGCATCGACGCCATGATCCTCGCCGCGTGCTCGGACGCGTGGGCAGTCTGCTCCGTGAGTGTGGCGGGAATCGGCGAAGACGGTGTACTCGTCGACGAAGACCTCAACGTCCTCACCGATGCCCTCTCGTGGTTCGATCCACGGAGGCAGGGCGTTTATCGGGGGTTCCGAAAGGCTCTCCACGATGACGATCTCTACGACGCGTCCAGCGACGCCTCCCGGACGATGACGGGCTGGAAATGGTCCCGGGGTCAAGTGCGAGCGTCAGGGGCTGCTCATTGGCTCGCCGTCGCCGACCTGCCGACAGCGCTCTGGGCATCACGCCCCTTCATGAGCGACACGCTCGCATCCCGTACCGGCGCGTGGCGCACTCGCGACCGCAGCTGGGCGCGAGACCGCGTCGAACTGACTCTGGGCACTACGGACCTGCTGCCGCCTGTTCTCCGCGCGGGCGAGGTGGTCGGAGAGTTCCGCTCGCAGGCGTTGCAGGCTGCAGGCGTATTGGCGGACGCCGCCGTGTCCGTCGCCGGCGGCCACGACCATCCACTCGGCGGATGGGGTGTGGACCAGCTCACCCCGGGCGCCGTCCTGGACTCGATGGGCACCGCCGAAGTCGTCGTGCTCCAAGCGGACTCTGAGCAGGCAAGCCGCCGCGAGGGTGTCGACATCGCGCCGGGCATCCGCTCCGATGGACGCACGCTGATGCGCGTAGAAGAACTCGCTCGCAACGTCGCCTGGGCATCCCAAGATCCAGAGGTGGCCTTCCAGATCCGAGCACTCATGGTTGGGAAAATCGAACCGGACCCCGTTCTGAATGCCGGTTATTTCCACACCGGAAGGCGTGGTGGTGGGCGTCCCTCATACGCTCTCGATGCGCCGCGGGATCCCCTGGCGAGGGCATCCGCTGTTCTCGGAGCGCTTGCTCTCGCGGGGGGCGAGGCCATCGAAGCGGTGAAGGCGGAGGTGCCCCAGTCACGAACTGTTCGCACAGCGGGCGGGTGGGCGCGTTCTGTCGGTTGGCTTCGCATCAAGGCCGCCGTGACTGGATACGACGCCGAGCCGGTGGTCGAGCCGGAGGTCACCGCGGTCAGCGCCGCGTTGCTCGCGGCATACGCGTACGGGTGGGATCCAGATCCTGCTCGTGTGTTCGCGGAGCCCGGCGCCTAA
- a CDS encoding extracellular solute-binding protein, translated as MAHSNWKRGLTALGIAGVTAVVLAGCTGGGGDSADGGEVTITVALAANPQMQTAESLIGDFEEKNPGINVEFTVLPENELRPAVTKDVSTNAGQYDVAMIGSYEVPIWADRGWIIPLDEYASADTEWDEADLLEPIKNIVSDGDGTLVAAPFYGSSSFLFYRKDLAEAAGVTLSETPTWDEVRAAAEAMDDDANNVSGICMRGLPGWGQNLAAITTVINTFGGQWFNEDWETELTMPETEEGVQFYVDLLRDFGQPDAAAAGWEGCLQSFSQGQSAMWYDDTVFAGSAIDSAATPEIADNIAFTMAPTGPSDLASGWLWSWGLGITKSSQNPDAAWKFISWATSKDYIQLAGQEAGWDSIPPGSRKSTYEIPEYLEAASRYADLTIKSIEAANPLQPTVNPVPYTGVQYVQIPEFVEIGDYVSQQLAGAISGSQTVSEALEASQTFTSDVIKESGYGQ; from the coding sequence GTGGCGCACTCGAACTGGAAGAGGGGCCTCACGGCCCTGGGCATCGCGGGGGTCACCGCGGTTGTCCTTGCTGGTTGCACCGGCGGCGGCGGCGACAGCGCCGACGGCGGCGAGGTCACCATCACGGTCGCCCTGGCGGCCAACCCCCAGATGCAAACCGCGGAGTCGCTCATCGGCGATTTCGAGGAGAAGAACCCCGGCATCAACGTCGAGTTCACTGTCCTCCCGGAGAACGAACTGCGCCCGGCAGTCACCAAGGACGTCTCGACCAACGCCGGCCAGTACGACGTTGCCATGATCGGCAGCTACGAGGTGCCGATCTGGGCCGACCGCGGCTGGATCATCCCGCTCGACGAATACGCGAGCGCAGACACCGAGTGGGACGAAGCCGATCTCCTCGAGCCCATCAAGAACATCGTCTCGGACGGCGATGGCACGCTCGTGGCCGCACCCTTCTACGGCTCTTCGTCCTTCCTCTTCTACCGCAAGGACCTGGCTGAGGCTGCTGGCGTCACGCTGTCGGAAACGCCAACTTGGGACGAAGTTCGTGCCGCGGCCGAGGCCATGGACGACGACGCCAACAACGTCTCCGGCATCTGCATGCGCGGCCTTCCCGGATGGGGCCAGAACCTCGCTGCCATCACGACCGTCATCAACACGTTCGGTGGCCAGTGGTTCAACGAGGACTGGGAGACCGAGCTGACGATGCCGGAGACCGAGGAGGGCGTGCAGTTCTACGTCGACCTGCTTCGTGACTTCGGCCAGCCTGACGCCGCCGCTGCTGGATGGGAGGGCTGCCTGCAGTCGTTCAGCCAGGGTCAGTCGGCCATGTGGTACGACGACACGGTCTTCGCCGGCTCGGCCATCGACTCTGCGGCGACGCCCGAGATAGCCGACAACATCGCGTTCACGATGGCGCCCACAGGCCCGTCGGACCTCGCTTCGGGGTGGCTCTGGTCGTGGGGCCTCGGCATCACGAAGTCGAGCCAGAACCCCGACGCCGCGTGGAAGTTCATCTCGTGGGCCACGAGCAAGGACTACATCCAGCTCGCCGGTCAGGAGGCGGGATGGGATTCCATTCCTCCCGGATCGCGCAAGTCGACCTACGAGATCCCGGAGTACCTCGAGGCAGCTTCGCGCTACGCGGACCTCACCATCAAGTCCATCGAGGCGGCCAACCCGCTTCAGCCGACGGTGAACCCGGTCCCGTACACGGGCGTCCAGTACGTGCAGATCCCCGAGTTCGTCGAGATCGGTGACTACGTGTCGCAGCAGCTCGCCGGCGCCATCAGTGGCAGCCAGACGGTGAGTGAGGCCCTTGAGGCCAGCCAGACGTTCACCAGCGACGTCATCAAAGAATCTGGCTACGGCCAGTAA
- the glpX gene encoding class II fructose-bisphosphatase yields MTERATNPPVTEHATLYLHPDRNLALELVRATEAAAIRATPFIGHGDKNGADGAAVDAMRKFLGTVNFSGTVVIGEGEKDEAPMLFNGEVVGNGRGPACDIAVDPIDGTSLTAAGRRNAISMIAAADRGAMLDASSVFYMDKLVAGPLAVGVLDIRKPVAENVRALAKVLGKSVSEVSVGILDRPRHQQLIAEVRAAGAGTRLLLDGDVAGGIDAASYEGRLDMCIGIGGSPEGVATACAIKALGGLIQTRLAPGSDDERQRGIDAGLKFDHVYEADDLVAGDNTFFVATGVTDGNLVSGVRRKGPVIRTESIVLRARSGTIRRVVADHLAEKWLGDDG; encoded by the coding sequence GTGACTGAACGAGCGACGAATCCGCCCGTAACCGAGCACGCGACCCTCTACCTTCACCCGGACCGCAACCTCGCGTTGGAACTGGTGCGGGCGACCGAGGCCGCCGCGATCCGAGCCACTCCGTTCATCGGGCACGGCGACAAGAACGGCGCAGACGGGGCCGCGGTCGACGCGATGAGGAAGTTCCTCGGAACCGTCAACTTCTCCGGCACGGTCGTCATCGGCGAAGGGGAGAAGGACGAAGCCCCGATGTTGTTCAACGGCGAGGTCGTAGGCAACGGCCGAGGTCCAGCGTGCGACATCGCAGTGGACCCTATCGACGGCACGTCACTGACCGCAGCCGGCCGTCGGAACGCGATCTCGATGATCGCGGCCGCGGATCGCGGAGCGATGCTCGACGCGTCCAGCGTGTTCTACATGGACAAGCTCGTCGCCGGGCCTCTCGCCGTTGGAGTTCTCGACATCCGGAAGCCCGTCGCAGAGAACGTTCGAGCGCTCGCCAAGGTGCTCGGGAAGTCGGTGTCCGAAGTGTCCGTGGGCATCCTGGACCGGCCCCGCCATCAGCAGCTCATCGCTGAGGTCCGTGCCGCGGGCGCGGGAACGCGACTTCTCCTCGACGGTGATGTCGCCGGCGGCATCGACGCGGCGAGCTACGAGGGCCGGCTTGATATGTGCATCGGCATCGGCGGAAGCCCGGAGGGCGTGGCCACAGCGTGCGCCATCAAGGCCCTCGGCGGGCTGATCCAGACGCGGCTCGCGCCAGGAAGCGACGACGAACGTCAGCGCGGCATCGACGCGGGCCTGAAGTTCGACCACGTGTACGAGGCAGACGATCTGGTCGCGGGCGACAACACGTTCTTCGTCGCGACGGGCGTGACAGACGGCAATCTGGTGAGCGGGGTTCGCCGGAAGGGTCCCGTCATCCGAACCGAGAGCATCGTCCTGCGGGCGCGCTCGGGCACTATTCGACGCGTGGTCGCCGACCACCTCGCCGAGAAATGGCTCGGAGACGACGGGTGA